The following is a genomic window from Prunus persica cultivar Lovell chromosome G7, Prunus_persica_NCBIv2, whole genome shotgun sequence.
ccgggagactcacggtcaaccaagggtcaaactactctaaccctggccaaccggacctgcagaacccacgacctccaatttctgaTTCGAAAgtctctatgggttctaccaggtataggacacttgtcctgcaagtttggttcagatcggacggtcggatttctcacgatcgcacgatctgacggttaatatataaaatataaacttaaattattattcggaacatccggggttccgattcacgatccttgaattcctacacaatcctagaaatacctagattaacatatattaaatttgggaccatccgacggtcccaacctatcgaaccaggataacgcataatatgcgattatccgttcgatagtcaaacgacgtccgaattgagatccgcgaaatcctacgcactcttgacaacctaaggatctcatcggaacacattgccactttttctacagtgcccacgcaccgccgcacgcgccggcagcgcgtgggtgcccaaagcgataacgcttcgccggaaaatctcaaaaccacggctccaaactcctaccctaggtataacaccctatttggagccacttttgttcttggacctaccccaaaaagtgaccggaaatggccgatcacagcggccgaagtttcggccgattttcaattcgaaaatcgagttgtctacgctaagaatcgatctaatcctacccaaccatcagctagagcagctcgagaggttcaaaatccatacctgggtcgacggaaatggtggccggaggagggagatcgacggcgttgaAATTCCGGCGACATCCGGGCAAAAATCGCCATTTTCCGGCGGCTGGAGCGGCGGCCGATGGCGGGGATGGGCTGGGTCGTGACGCCGAGGTCGAGCCGGTTCTTTTGACACCGGCCCCGTCCGCAGCcgcggccggtggccggagttacgaagagagagagaggagaggccgacgggagagagagaggagtcgcgggagagagagacagagagaaaaaaatctgagtttttataaaaaaaatcccattttgaaatatttacgattgtgccactgggttttttttgaccatatctctctcgttacaactccgattcgagcccactacgtgtctatgaactcgtctcagtacgacctatccaaaaatataagtcacggtcccaaactctctccggttaaaaatatgactaaaatacccttaaataattaaataattaaataagggtaaaatttggggaaatttggggtcggggtgttacaccaacctcgcccacgcgccagCAGcacgtgggtgtgtagagtaatttcggtgacggaaaaactccacacccgagctcacccttcctatcctagcttctactcaaggtcaggatcacttcattcaactaTGGGAAGGTCCAATTCGGGcggcaactggccggaatttcactttgaaatccggccaaaacctaggttttctaATCAATTTTCTAGACAACAAATCGGTCCAAACCTATACcaccatcagctagaactcgGGTTTGGGCGGCGGAGGCGGCTGCGCGACGACGGAAGCTCCGGTTCAAACTAGTCGAGCTCGTGGCCGGAGTTGTGGTTTCCAACGGGGAAAACCGGCTAACCTTGATCGGGACGTCGAGACGAGCCGATCGAGACCGGTGGCGTGCCTGGCTGTGGCCGGTGTAGAGAgaaccaaagagagagagagagtcgatatcggggagagagagagtgaggagagagagagagagagagtcgagAACgcgcgaagagagagagagctgaggtgaaaattttgatttttaccaaacttttttgaaatatttacgagtTTGCTACTGATGAAGTTTTGCtcgtaactttttcgttataactccgattcaagcctaccgcgtgtctacgaattcgtcttAGTATcacctacccaaaaataccattcGTGGTCCCAAAATCTTTCcggataagaaaatgaccaatttacccctaccccaaaggtaaattcgtaatttattttaaatcaattaaaatagaCATTAATTTTGGAGTCAGGGTGTTACATAATATGTGACTTTCGATtgcatttaatatatatttgtttgatATTAAACTAATTTCCCATATATTTCTCGAGGTTAGAGATTCATGGATCGATCATATTGAAGATGTGACAAGCTAATAGTACcaaacaatttagaattagaGATGATGTATAAAAAGATTGGTAATTTGGAAATTCCAAATTACAAATAGGTTTAAGGAATCAAAGAAAGAGGTTAGGGAATCcctcttatatatattattattattattattcatgtcGAACATAGGATCTTCATCCTCCGACTTATTAAACCAATtaacttaatttatttttctccaaatttaTTCGTATGTGGTTGCATCATAAATCATTGTGCAATGATGATAAAGCTCCTAGCTAGTTGCCAGGTGCtcactttatttttaatattttttttcttttattgtttttaattttatgaataTTTAACAACTCTCAGCATTCAGCAACCTTCTGCAGGTAGTAGAACAGGTCCAGCGATTTAGAGAACATTACCATGTGATCACAACCATTGATCACTTTGACTTCATCTGGCGGATTTTGATTGATCATCCATTGTCGCAAATCCTGGTTTAATGTACGGTCTTGATCGCACCCGACGAATACTCTACGAAATGATCCATACTTCTCATTGgaaggttttttattttactggAATAGAATTATAAAGTTGACTTCCAAGTACCCTGCAGGCATATATTCCAGACTGCTAGCTGGTTAACGATTCCAAAGGccaaagttttgtttttaaaatttaaaatatgttagCTAGATTTTTTTTGTGTAACTACGTACAATTTGACTTCATTATAAATGGTTGTTGCGTATTCTTTCCAACCTATCAGTGGCTgatacagagagagaagaggagtTAGGCGACCCACATGGCTGCCGGAAAGTTGGCTGACAAGGCATTTGAACTTCACCGTTCTTTTGGTAAGGGTGGCAACAACAGCAATATTGCTGCGTACACTAGAAGCTTCGCAGAAAACATATGTTGTAGGAAACGACTTTGGTTGGACTGCATCGATCTATACAATGATGACAAGCTCCTAGCTATAGTTTATCAGGTGGGTGCTTACGATCTTTAGGAATATTTTTCAGAAATCTCTTGGAGGATGGAGAAGAATTCCTGCGGTTTGGAGAACATGGGCATATGATCAGAACCATTGATCACTTTGACTTCATGTGGAGGATTTTCCTTGATCATCCACCGTTGCACATCCTCCCCTATGGTAAGGTCTTGGTCGCACACGATATATACTCTACGAACCAACCCATATTTCTCCTTGGTGAGTTTTATTTCCTCGTCAAAGAGAGGAAAATATCTCAGCGATGACAACGCCAGTGCCAAGTCCTGTTTTCATCcaaatcaaaaataaataaacaaatgaaagaaaaaagaggaaacgTAGAAGCTTAACCAATTGGAAAATTGAACCTAGATGGATGTAGACTAGACTCCTCCGTATGCATAAAATGGGCATAATTACTATAGCACCCTTAATTTTAATAGGGTTTTTTTCAAGGGCGGATCCACGAATAGAATAGCATGTGCTCACTTTGAGATCAGGCTTATTGTGTATGGCTCAATCTAGACCAATCAAAGAAATAAATCAGCCCGCCAtggacaaatatttttttctttctttgtttgtttcccTTTAATCTCTTCCAAATCTTCATTATCaatatttccaatattttttctgtttcaaaTGTTGTGTAATAACAAAAAGTTCTAAAtataatgaagaaaatatattgaaaaaaaatttagcctcCCCCTACAAATATTTCTAGGTTCACCatcagttgttttttttttaaccatcATAGTTTCTAAATTTATACCCGAGTTTCACCAATAGATGGAAAAATTTACGAAATTTGACTGAATGATGAAATTGGAATGCGTGAGATAGAGGGAGGAAGACATAAACTAAATTCTATATTTAGATTTGTTTTACTTAAAATGGGAATAATTTGACGTTTTCCAAGTTTATataatagtatatatatatatatatatatatatatatatctcaaaCAATTTCTCGCCGTTTTCCCTCAAAATTTACCTCTGGGGGCGAGAGCTGGTACAACACTGAAGTCATACGTTGGGGACCAAAAATTGCCGATGTTGGAGGGTTGTTGGGTCCTTTATCATATCTATATTCAGAATCCTTTATTTCCAATCTACTACCAACCTGtaacatattattattagtaaatatattttcaagggtatatggaaaaaattaaacaaaagggTATATGTGTGGAACTCATAGCTATACCTCTTTAACTGTGGTCAAGTAACTCAAAGTAGGGCCCGGCATCACAGCGGTGGCAAATACAGCAACAGAAATTTTCTCAGGGAACCTCTCCATGGCAATAGATATGGAGGCCCCCCCCATGCTATGGCCCACCAAGATAAACCTATCCTCTGGTGGGAGAGACTCCATGAATTCAATCAAAGGCTCAACATAGTCCGCGAAGCAGTGGACTTGATTTATCTGTTTTGGGTTGTCTCCGGATGCTGCTAGGTCTAGAGCTGTAACATGGTGACCTGCAGAGATGAGCAGAGCTGACAGCTTGTACCAACACCATGCCCCATGGCCAGCTCCATGAACCAGCACAAAATGCTTCTTTTGGGCTTCTGGGTTTGGAGATCGGGAACACATTCTTAGTGAGCAGCAAAGATAGACTAAAAATTCTAAGGTTTTTGGCCTCTTTTCTTGGCCTAATATATATCATGCATATGCTTAATCTAGATAAAAATTCTAAGGTTGTTGGCAATCTGAGAAGTCAGTGAATAATTGTCAAAATATATCTAGAGGTATGCGCGTGCTTGTGCAGTAGTAGTTATTCCTCCCTGAGTGGCAAAGTCATAATTCTCCAAGTTCCATTTTGAATCTTCTCTGAAAACAAAAGGACaaattctttgattttgattgattttatcTTTCACAAAAGTTTAGACAGTTATGAAAGAGCTTGCTCAAGATAAACGCTATCCATACAAAATGCGGTGATGAGGCTGCCAGATTGTCCACACCCATACTATGCATGCATGTGTCACTCTTTTTGTGTATAATCTTTTCAGCATAACAGAGGAAATGGACAAGATAGCAGCAACAAAGAATACTTTGACTTTTCAGCATTTAAATTGCAGCTAGGCTTTTCTTGCATTTGGTTTATACATTTGAGAGTATATAAAGTTCTATACAAGATGTCTCTAGAATTGTATCAAAGAATACAAGAAAGGAATATGCTTAGGTTCATCCATATCATTTGAGTCCTTTGCATCATGAACTGACTTTTTGTAAGGTTTTGGGTGCCTTGGGTGTCTTGAGAGGTTTGAGTGTGGTGTGATCAAGTAATCTTCACAATATACGTGTCATCATCTAAActgttcattttttaaatcacAATTTAAAGATCATATGTGCAAAAACTCAATCAAATTGGAGATCGTTTTGTTATTTGATGAGTTGACAACTTATACCAACACCATGCTCCATCTCCATGGCTAGCTCCATGAACTAGCACAAAATGCTTCTTAAAGGCATCTAGGGTTGGAGATGAGGTGCACATTCTTTTCaagcaaacaaataaaacgAAATACTCAAAATGCTCAGCTGATCACATATGCTCCAATCTTTGCTTGGCATTTGGTATTGTCTTAGTTTTATTGTCATATGTTGGAGTGTGTATCTCTTGCGTCCAccttattattgttttaaacGCCTAAAGCCGCCTAGGAGTGGCAAGCCCGCCTTGAGTTTGTCTTAATCCCACGTCAgggaatttatttttctctttttaagaaTGATAGGAATTACgaccttaattaattttggaaaattcaaGAACATCCATGCAATTCtgtataatttaatattaCTAAGTAAGTGCCCTAAGGGTATTTAAGTTGTTGAGgtagcaaattttttttagtacaggCGATTGTCTAAACTACATGGAATGTGGTGTTTTTTACATACACACAACTAAGATGTCATAGGGAGTTCAAACTTGAGACCTCTACTTGTAAGGCAAATACAACCCTCGAATAACAAAAAGATGTTGACATATGTTGTCTGGAAGACTACCATTCAAGCTGTTTCCTGATAGAGCCAGATTTTTCAAAGAAGACATGTTGAAGACAACATTAGTAACTGCAGCTCTATACTGCTGATCTCGTTTGGAATTTCTGAAAATTCAACACATACGTATTATACTCATAGCAAACAGGCCCAACATAATGCAcaggaaaaacaaattaatgtaTCTCACACCTATTTGGCTATAAATAAATGGAGGATTATCTTTATATGTTTTGGTGCAATGTTCGAAATTATTATAACGAAACCTTAAAAGTATTAAGATATGAAATCATTGTAAATATATTCTTTCCTAGCTTGTATATTCGTTGGCTGCAAGTTAGGATTCCAGGTTAATTACTAAATTGTAGGATCAAAACGTAGGGTGCTCTAGGCACTGCTATATAAATCCTTGTATATATTCAACGTTGTGAATATGCAAAATATATCAAATAccatttttttacaaaaacatCCTGCAGTTGCATGTCAGTGGGGTGATATGAGATTTGAGAGCAAGAAGAGCAGACTGGTCTGTGCTGATGTTGGTTTGTGCTTCTGTCATGGTTAAGTttgccatatatatatagaataaaAGTGTACAAGAGACAGCAAGAGGAAACGAGTTCTGTCCATTTTGTGCATGTGGTTGGAGATGTATGCAAACGTGGAATTGTTGACAGTGCTTTCTGGAAAGCTAGAAGGGAAAAGCAATGAGGAATCGATCACGACTTCaacaattaagaaaaatgagggaaaaagaaaagaagaaaacaatcgATCCTTgccaattttaattttaatcttaaattttttttttttttttagtcaaaTAAAGTGCGAACATAGTTGATAAATTACATAGTTGTaacatttgtgtttttttttttcttgtcgaaGACATTTTGTAGAATATTACTAATTTTTGACAAAGACTATATTTGATGAAGTTAACAACCTATTTCTTATCTTTAGAATGATCACTGGTCAAtaattcttaattaaattaatatggTAGTAACTTGTAAGcttcttaaataattttccatACATTAATCTAAAAAATGACTTCACAAGTAAGTAATCATTATATGACTTCTTCCTTGGTGATTTCGATTTCTCTCATTTCAGAATATTATACACCACAAATCCAAAGAGTAGACTATTTAGACAAAGAAATGTGATCAGCGAGCTCTCTAACGCCAAATGACAAATTTCTGGTGGACTAACCAACCTATATGAATTTCCTCATTCTGTACATGTAAAAGCAGAGGAACAAAATTAACACTACTCAACTCCACTGTCCTTCAAAAATTTGATCTTGATTCTATTGAGTGTGACCACAACTTCTTGCATACTCATCTTTTCTTCGGGTGATTCTGCAGAACAAGCAAGACCTAATCTCATAATGGACGATAAACAATCCCTCTTGGCTACAAAATGATCTTCCTCTGCCCCAAGTAAATATGCATCCACAACTTCAACGATTGCGTCTGCTAGTAGTGAATTTGAAACCCATTGCTTTAAATTCATTTCCCCAACAAACATCTCACCTGTTGGCTTCCTTTTTGTGAATGTTTCCATCAATACAATTCCAAAACTGTACACATCCCCTCTAGTTGAAACAATTCCTTCCATTTCGTACTCTGCTATATATATGATgagaaaaatatgatttaagTTCATTGTTCATTGCTTGCttcttagaaaaataaaaaaaagacagcATATATTGTAttggaaaataaattagaaacatCACCTGGAGCCATGTACCCAACTGTGGCTAGGGTCATGGTTTGGGTCATAGAATCTCCTCCACCCAAGAGTTTTGCAATTCCAAAATCAGCAACATGTGCAACCTTAGCATCATCTAGTAGTATATTGCTCGGCTTCAAGTCACAGTGGACAATAAGTATTGCACAACCATGATGAAGGTATTCCAATGCCGCCGCAACATCTgacaaatttaaattcatttccCCTACAAACAT
Proteins encoded in this region:
- the LOC18770460 gene encoding methylesterase 3; translated protein: MCSRSPNPEAQKKHFVLVHGAGHGAWCWYKLSALLISAGHHVTALDLAASGDNPKQINQVHCFADYVEPLIEFMESLPPEDRFILVGHSMGGASISIAMERFPEKISVAVFATAVMPGPTLSYLTTVKEVGSRLEIKDSEYRYDKGPNNPPTSAIFGPQRMTSVLYQLSPPEDLALALSSLRYFPLFDEEIKLTKEKYGLVRRVYIVCDQDLTIGEDVQRWMIKENPPHEVKVINGSDHMPMFSKPQEFFSILQEISEKYS
- the LOC18771519 gene encoding putative receptor-like protein kinase At3g47110; amino-acid sequence: MVSTRGYVYSFGIVVMETFTRRKPTYEMFVGEMNLNLSDVAAALEYLHHGCAILIVHCDLKPSNILLDDAKVAHVADFGIAKLLGGGDSMTQTMTLATVGYMAPAEYEMEGIVSTRGDVYSFGIVLMETFTKRKPTGEMFVGEMNLKQWVSNSLLADAIVEVVDAYLLGAEEDHFVAKRDCLSSIMRLGLACSAESPEEKMSMQEVVVTLNRIKIKFLKDSGVE